The sequence GCGGCCAAAGGCGGGCATAGCGAGGCCTCGGAAACCCTGAAAACGCTTCAGGAAGGGGCCACGGCCGCTAAATAGGACCTTGCAGTCCTGATCGGAAAATCAAAGACCGCCCTGCCGTTTCGGCTGGGCGGTCTTTTTTTGTCCCGATGGGAGATTGTGGGCCTTTCTTTTGCCGTGCGGGTTCGAGGCGGCCGTCTCAGGCTCCCGGTGCGACCCTCAGCAGGTTTCTGCCGACCCAGCGCTTGGCGAACTGAAAGGCGGTGCGTCCGCAGCGCTTGCTCTTGCGGTGCGACCAGGCGATGGCGGCCTGCTCGGTCTCCCGGGTCCATTCGAGAACGGCGTTGTTCTTGCGGGCCAGGTTTTCGATGCAGCGGCGCACCACGCACAGGTACTGCTCCTGGGAGAAGACGTGAAAGGGGACCCAGAGACCGAAGCGGTCGGAGAGGGAGATTTTCTCCTCGACCCCCTCGCCGTGGTGGACCTCGTTGTTGACCAGCTTGGCGCCGAGGTTGTCGGTGGGATACTCGGGGAGGAGATGGCGGCGGTTGGAGGTGACGTAGATAAGAACGTTCTCCGGGGCCGAGTAGACCGAGCCGTCAAGGGCGCTTTTGAGGACCTTGTAGCTCCTCTCCCCCGGCTCGAAGGAAAGGTCGTCGCAGAAGACGACGAATCGAAAGGGCTCCCCCGCGATGTGGCTGAAAATGTCCGGCAGGGAGGGCAGGTCGTCCTTGTCCAGCTGGATGACCCGCAGCCCCTGCGGTGCATAGGTGTTGAGCAGGGCCCGGATCAGGGAGCTCTTGCCGGTGCCGCGCGAGCCCCACAGCAGGGTGTTGTTGGCCGGAAACCCCCGAAGGAACTGCAGGGTGTTCTCCTCGACGATGCGTTTCTGCTCGTCGATGCCGAGCAGGTCGTCGAGGCGGATCGGGTCGAGGGCCGGGGCGGGTTCCAGGTAGCCGGCGAGGGAGAGGCGGCGCCAGTTGGCAGCGTAGCAGCCGGCCCAGTCAATCTTCGGGACCGGCCGGGGCAGGATCTGTTCGACCGAGGCCAGGACCCTGCGCAGCTGTTCGATCAGATCGGCATCCAGGTTCATGGGGCCTCCACAAAAGGTGGTTTCCCGGGCCGAAGGCGCGGGGCGGGAAGGGACCCTGTCGCCCGGATGGCTCGGGGAAGGGATGGGAAAAAGACCTGGAAAGGCCATGATACGAAGAGTCGGGGGGGGAATTCAAGGGTCAAGTCGGGCCGGGCGAACCCCGGCGAGCCGACCCTTGGCCGCCGAGCTTGAAATCGGGGACTCCCGGGTATACTTGAGAAGGTCGGGCTGGACTCGGCCGGATTCCAACCCGCGAACCTGGCATGTCGAGACGCAAAGGAGATGGCCATGGGAGAGAAGGGGTTTTCACCGCGGACGGAAAATGCATGCACCGCGCCGGCAGGGCACCGGGATCACATGTGCCTGTTGATGGAAAAGGGGCTGACGGAAGAGGTCGCCCTCCGATCGACCCGCCCTGCATACGCCTGCGGAAACTGCGGGGCTCTGGCCAACGAAAGGGAGGACCTCTGCAATCCCGCTCCCCTTTAGGGGGGGGCGCTCAGCGCTCGGTTGGTGGTCCGTGGTTTTCCTCTTCCGATCCGGCAACGTTGGACTTGACAGCCGGGGTGGGTAGTATATTCTTGCCACTTAATGAGAGGCTGCCCTTTCGGCAACCGGGAAAACATCCAGCCAGGAGGTAGATCATGGATTTCAGTGCCATCATTCCCAAACTTCAGGAGTGGGCGGCTTTCTACGGGCTGAAGATCGTCGCTGCCCTGGCCATCTTCATCATCGGGCGCTTGGTGGCCAAGGCCCTGCGCGGCACGGTCAAGCGCATGATGACTCGCAGCAAGGTCGACGAGACCCTGATCTCCTTCGTCGCCAGCCTGACCTACGCCGCCCTGATCACCATCGTCGTTATCGCCGCCCTCAACCAGCTCGGTATCCAGACCACGTCTTTCATTGCCATTATCGGCGCCGCCGGCCTGGCGGTCGGTCTGGCCCTGCAGGGTTCTCTGGCCAACTTCGCCGCCGGGGTCCTGATGATCATCTTCCGGCCCTTCAAGGCGGGCGACTACATCGAGGGCGGGGGCGTGGCCGGGGTCGTCGAGGAAATCCAGATTTTCACCAGCCAGCTCAAGACCCCCGACAACAAGCTGATCATCGTTCCCAACGCCAAGATGATGGGCGACAACATCGTCAACTACTCGGCCAAGGAAACCCGCCGCGTCGACATGGTCTTCGGGGTGGGCTACGGCGACGACCTGGACAAGGCGCGCCTGGTCCTGCTGGAGGTGGTGGCGCAGGACGAGCGGGTTCTCAAGGATCCCGCCCCCCAGGTGGCGGTCTCCGAGCTGGCCGACAGCAGCGTCAACTTCGTCGTCCGGCCCTGGGCTAAGACCGCCGACTACTGGGGGGTCTACTTCGACTTGACCGAGGCCGTCAAGAAGCGCTTCGACGCCGAGGGCATCTCTATTCCTTTTCCCCAGCGCGATGTGCACCTCCATCAGTCCCAGGGCTAGGTTCCGCCCCTCCCCGGGGGAGTCCCGAACCTTCCAGCAAAGGCCTGCCCACCTCGGCAGGCCTTTTTTTGACCGTCCCATCCGCTGGGGGGCGGCTGACCTTTTTGGGCCCCGGCCTTCTTGCTTTGGCGAGGCCCCTCCCCTCCTGCTGTCCCTATTTCTGCTTCTTGATTGTGTTTTCAGGATGTTGCGACATTGGTCCGGTCCTTGCTCTCTGTGTCGGTTGTCTCTTGCAAGGATGTTCTATCCACAACCGGCATGAAATTGGAGGACCGAATGAAAAATCGTGTGTTCAAATCCCTCGCCTGGTCGCTGCTGCTGCTCGGCGCCTTGATCTTCGCCGCCTGCGGCGGCGGAACAAGCTCCGGGGACGCCCACTCGTCCGGCAGTTCTGTCGGCACCCTGCAGCTGGCCCTTACCGACGCGGTGGACCCCAGCTATCAGGAGCTTGTCATTTCCATTCAGGAGGTTCGCGGCGCTGCCGAGGGGAGCGAAGAACTGCCCCTGGCCGAGCTGCCGCTGATCGCCACGTTCGACCCGCCGCGGGCGATCAATGTTTTGGATCTTGCCTTCCAGCAGGAACTGCTCGGCGAGGCGGACATCCCCGCGGGCACCTACACTCAGGTGGTTATGGTCCTGGCCCAGAACGGCGACCCCGCCGCCCCCGCCAATTATCTGGTGATGCGGGACAACCCGGACGAGGAGATTCCTCTTGAGCTGGCCGCCGGCGAAGAGCCGGTCCTCCATGTGCCCGCCGGCTTCATCATCGCTCCCGGCCAGACCAGCACCATTGTGCTCGACTTCGATCCTGCCCGGGCGATCGTATTCGATGAAATTACGGGACAGGGAATCTTCAATCCCACCGGCATCCGGGTGGTCGAGGTGGCCGAGATGCTCCCCCTCTATGGCGGCATATCCGGACGGGTCGTCTATAGTCAGACCGATCCCGTTTCCGGCGCGCCCCTTGAGGCGATTGTGGAAGACGCGATCATCACGGTCGTGCCCGGCAGTGGCGAGAATCGCGTCGCCGCCACCGGTGTCAACCCCGACGACGGAACCTTCCGGGTCTTTCTCCCCGGCGGTTATTACGAGGTGCGCATCGAGGCTGAAGGGTTCGAGCCCTTCGACTCCGCTCCCCAGGTCTTTCTCGTGGAGGAGGGGGCCGAGACGTCCATGGTGACCGTCGAGCTGAATCCCGTCGCCCCTCCTGCCGACGATCCTGCCGACGATCCTGCCGACGATCCTGCCGACGATCCTGCTGACGATCCTGCTGACGATCCTGCTGACGATCCTGCTGACGATCCTGCTGACGATCCTGCTGACGATCCTGCTGACGATCCTGCTGACGATCCTGCCGACGATCCTGCCGACGATCCTGCCGACGATCCGGCTGACGATCCGGCCGACGATCCGGCCGACGATCCGGCCGACGATCCGGCCGACGATCCGGCTGACGATCCGGCCGATGATCCGGCCGATGATCCGGCCGATGATCCGGCTCTAGTGCAACTCCTTTTCACCGATACCCCCAACCTGGCCATCGAGGCGGGAACCCTGAGCGTTGGCCAGGTCGCCATGCACCGCACCGGAGGTCCCTGGGTCAACTTCCTTGATGAAAGGATGGAGCTGGACCTGCTGGAGATGGAAGAGGAACCGGCCCTGTTTGGCGAGTTTCACGTCCAACCTGGCAAGTACACGCAGATCCGCCTCCAGTCTATCGACGCCGAGGTGACCGTAAACGGCGTCACCTACGATGTCGAGGTGCCGAGCGGCGAGTTCAAGGTTAACTGCAACTTCCGGATCGACAGCGGTGGCCTCTGGGAGTTGGTCGTCAACCTCGGCGCTCAGAACTCCCTCAGGTACAACAAGGGCAAGGACCTCTACAAAATGAAGCCGGTGCTCGAGCTCGAGAGCGCTACCGACGTAGAAGAGGATCCAGCCCAGTAGCGGCGCAACGCATTGCCTTTGATATTATCTGATGCTTTTTCGATTCCTTCGGGCCCGCGACATCGCGGGCCCTTTTTTCCTGTCGGCCGCGGCCGGGCCTTTAATGTCGCCTCCCTGGAAGGCTTGGGTGGCTGCCTGGTTATCCCGGCGGGGTCTGCTTTGAGTAAGTCATCCTTTCGAAAGGTGGTTTTCGGTGCATAGGGGATTTCGCCTCTCCCGTTTCCCGACCAGTCCGTGCGCTCATGGGCTTCTTATTGTCCTGTGCGCGATTCTGGCCTATTCCAACACCTTCGAGGTCCCCTTCGTTTTCGATGACAACGCTTCCATTGTCGACAACACCGTCATTCGCGACCTGAAGCGTTTTTTGCTGGAGGGGGAGGGCTATCGGTTCAACCCCCGTCGCTTCGTCACCTACCTGACCCTGTCACTCAATTATCACCTCGGCGGGCTGAATGTCGTCGGCTATCATGTCTTCAACCTGGCGGGGCACCTCGGCAACGCCCTGCTGGTCTATATCTTCTGCCGCCTTTTACTGCGAACCTTCTCCGAAGCGCCGGGCGGCGCCTCTTTCGGTGCGGTCTCTGCTGTGCCCCTTGTGGCAGGGCTTATGTTTGCCCTTCATCCGGTCCAGACCCAGGCGGTCACTTATGTCATCCAGCGGGCGGCCTCTCTGGCGACTCTCTTCTACCTCGGCTCGGCGGTCCTCTATCTGAAGGCCCGGCTCTGCCAGGAGGCCGAGCGGTCAGCCGCGGCGGTGCTATTTTTCTTTTCCGCCTTTGCGGCAGCTTGCCTGGCGATGCATACGAAGGAGATCGCCTTCACCCTGCCCCTGTCGGTAGTCCTTATTGAGGTCGCTTTTTTCAGGCCGTCCCCCCGCCGCCGACTGTTTTGGATCGTGCCCCTGCTCTGCACCCTGGTTATTCTGCCCTTGGGGCTGGCGGGGGCGGATAAGCCCCTCGGTGACCTGTTGTCCGATGTCAGCGACATGGCCCGCGAGACCGAGGTTATCTCCCGGTGGGAGTACCTGCTGACCCAGTTCACGGTGGTGGCCCGTTATCTGAGGCTGATGCTTCTGCCCTGGGGGCAGAATTTCGACTACGACTGGCCGGTCTACCGCTCTGCCGGCGAGTTTCCCGTTGTTCTGGCGGGCCTGCTTCTGGCAGCGGTTCTCATCCTGGCCCTCGGGTGTCTGCGTCTTTCACGCAGGGGGGGGCGCGGCGGAGAGGAGGCCGCCCTGTGCCGCCTGGCCGGTTTCGGTCTGCTGTGGTTCTTTCTTGCCCTCTCCGTCGAGTCGAGTCTGATCCCGATTAGCGACGTGATCTTCGAGCACCGGCTCTACCTGCCTTTTGTGGGTGGAGTCATTACCCTGTCGGCGGCGGGGACGGCCCTTGCCCGCCGCCTCCCGGGGCCCGCCCGCTCGGTGCTCCTGCTGGTTCTTGTCCTCGCCATGGCGGGCGCCACCTGGTCACGCAACAGGGTCTGGGAAAGTCCGGTTTCCCTGTGGAGCGACGTGGTTCTGAAATCTCCTGGAAAATCGAGGGCCCATGGCAACCTGGGAATCGCTTTCTACGAGGCGGGGCAGACCGGGGCGGCCATGGAGCAGTACCGCCACGCTCTCGCCCTCAACCCCGCAGACCACCGCACGCGCAACAACCTGGCCAACGCATACGAGCAGAGAGGGGAGGCCGATAAGGCGGTGGATCTTTACCGAGAGGCCTTGCGGCTCGATCCGGACAATGCCGAAATTCTCGGCAATCTCGGCACCCTTTACGAAAAGATGGGCCAGGTCGATGCCGCCGTCAAGGCCCTGGAGGCCTCGGTGCAGATCAAACCCGATTCCGACCGGGCCCGCTACAACCTGGCCCGGGCCTACGGGCGCAAGGGGTGGGTCGAAAAGGCCGCTGCGGAATACCGGACGGCTCTCCGGCTCAATCCCATGGATGCCGACTCCTGCACCAATCTGGGCGTCATCCATGCCGGGAAGGGGGAGATCGATCGGGCCATCAAGCTTTTCCGCAGAGCTCTCGAGACAGCCCCGGGCAACGTCGACATCCATTTTAACCTCGGTATGGCCTACGAGAAAAAGGGGCGGAAGAATCGTGCGATTCAGGCCTTCGAGGGAGCCCTGGCCGCCGACCCGGGGAAGTCGGAGGCTCGTTTTCGCCTGGCCCGACTCTGCCTCGCTACGGGGGACGCCGAGAAGGCTGCAGCTCATTTCAAAAGTCTTCTGCAGGGCCACCCCGCCAGCGCACTGGCCCATGCGGGGCTCGGTGCCGCCGTTCTGCAAAAGGGGCACACGGCCGAGGCCATCGAATATCTGCAAAGAGCCCTCGAACTGAATCCGGAGAGCGCCTTTGCCCGGAAGACTCTCACCCGGGCCAGGCGTTTGCTGGCCTTCGGACCTTAGGGACACGGCGCTGTCCTTTCCCCCGCGGCCCTTTGCGGTTGACAGGTCGCCTGCAAAAGCGGTAATTAAGGAAAGCTCCGCTTAATCCGGGGGGTGATGATGCGCCGAGGGGGACCGACTTGCGCTTTTGAAGACAGAGACACAAAGTCGCCTTTTGCAGTGCTGAGCTGGAGGGCGGTTTTTTGTTGGCGGGCCGTCCCGCCCGCCTGAAAAGGGTTTTTCTTTGATCGATGATTTCCGGCAGATGAGGGGAGTGCGCTTTCTGGTCGCCGCGGCGGCCTTCGTGGTGGTGGTGGCGGGGATGCGCGCCGCCGAATCTCTTCTGATCCCCTTTCTTCTGGCGATCTTCCTGGCGGTCATCGGCGCCCCGCCGGTCTTCTGGCTGCAGCGCAAGGGGTGTCCCAAGGGCCTCGCCGTGCTTCTGGTGGTCTTCGCCCTGCTCGGGCTGGAACTCGGCATGGCGGCCCTCGTCGGCACCTCCCTCAACAGCTTCTCTCAATCCCTCCCTTTTTACCAGGAACGCCTGCAGGAAGAGGCCGCTGCGGTCCTTGGGCTGCTCGACCGTTTCGGCCTTCCCATGCCCGACCGCTCCCTGGTCCAGTACATCGACCCCGGAGCGGCCATGCGCCTTGTGACCCGGATCCTTTCGGGCCTTGGCGGGGTCCTCACCAACACCTTCCTGATCATTCTCACAGTGGTCTTCATCCTGCTGGAGGCTTCGAGTTTCCCCGGCAAGCTGCGCGCCGCCTTTTCCGACGTGGAGGAGACCTTCGGCTTTTTCGACAAGTTCGTCACGGGCCTCAACCGCTACACGGTCATCAAGACCCTGGTGAGCCTCGCCACGGGGGCCGTGGTGGCCGCCTGGCTGGCGGTGCTCGGGGTCGACTTCCCGTTGCTGTGGGGCATGTTCGCCTTCCTTTTCAACTACGTGCCCAACATCGGCTCGATCATCTCCGCGGTGCCCCCCGTCCTGCTCGCTTTCATCCAGTTCGGGCCCGGCCGCGCTTTGCTGGTCGCGGCAGGCTTCGTGGCGGTCAACATGGTCTTCGGCAATCTTGTCGAGCCCCGCTACATGGGGCGTCGTCTGGGGCTGTCGACTCTGGTGGTCTTCATCTCCCTGGTCTTCTGGGGCTGGGTGCTCGGCCCGGTGGGGATGCTCCTTTCGGTTCCCCTGACCATGACCCTGAAGATCGCCCTGGAGAGCAGCGACGAGATGCGCTGGCTGGCGGTGCTGCTCGGCCCCGAGTCCGCCGGTGAGAACACCGCGGAGTCCCGAACGGCTTGACCTGCGCCGTTCGGATACCTTTTCGATCGATTGCAGGCCCGCGCCGGCTGGTATCCCGGTGCGCGGCGCATTGAATCTATTGCAGACAAAGGAGCGGAGCATGAAACGGTTGGTCCTGCTGGTTGGTTTGGTTCTGGTTATGGCCCTTGCCGGTTGCGGAGGGGGAGGCGGCGACGGCGGCCTGTTCGACGACGACGGCCTGTTCGATGGAAACGACGGCGGGGGGGGCGACGACGGAGGGACCGCCCAGCCCCTCAAGGAGTGGACCTACATGGTCTACATGGGCGCCGACAACAACCTCTCCACGGCGGGTCTCATCGACCTCAACGAGATGGAGACCGTCGGTTCGGACGACAAGGTCAACATCGTTCTGCAGGCCGAGTTCAGCACAAAGTTCACCCCCTTCGACGACTTTGGCCTCTCCTACGGGGGCAAGACCCTGCGCTTCCTTGTGAAGAACGACAACGACCCGAACAACATCGACCTGGCCGCCGGGACTTCCATCGGCAACGTCAACATGGGATCGCCGGACACCCTGCGCGATTTCATCCAGTGGGCGGCCGAGACCTACCCCGCCAAGCGCTACGCCCTGGCGATTTGGGACCACGGCGCCGGCTGGAAGGTCTCCCCGCTGACCAAGGGGGCGGTGGAGGACGAGACCAACGGCGGCTGGATGACCCTGCCGGACCTGGCGAAAGGGGTCGCAGACTCGGGCGTGGATCTCGACCTGATCAACTTCGACGCCTGCCTGATGGGGATGTACGAGGTCGCCTACGAGTTCCGGGGGCTGACCGACTACCTGGTCTTCTCGGAGGAGACCGAGCCCGGCGACGGCGACCCCTACGACACCATCCTCGCCGCCCTGAGGAACAAGCCGGCCATGGGCGCCGAGGAACTGGCGGGGACCATCGTCGACAAGTACTTCACTTACTACNCACTTACTACAAGAATTCGGAGCGCCAGGAGGCGGTCACCAAGTCGGCGGTCGCCTTGGACGGAATCGACGCCCTTCACGGGGCGGTGGGCCGGCTCTCTGACGCCCTGGTCGGCAACTTCGCCGCGGTCAGCGCGGCGGTGGCCAGCGCCCAGAGCAACAGCCAGAACTACTATTACCCGACCAACTACGATCTGTACGACTTCTGTGACTCCCTCGCCTCCCAGCTTCCGGCCGGCGCGGTGCGCAACGCCGCCCTCGAGGTGATGGGCCTGCTGGAGGACGCCTCCTTCGTGGTGGCCAACAAGAGCCTCGGCGGGTCGGTCTCCGGCTCCAAAGGCCTTGCGATCTTTGCCCCCATGGCCAACCAGATCTCCGGCGACGACGTGGTCGACGAGCTGCGCGAGTACGCCAAGCTGGCCTGCAACCGGGACAAGGCGGCGGGTTGGTACGACGCCGTCGAGGCGATGATGGCCGGCCAGACCCAGGACGTGGTGCCGGGCGGCTTCTCCTTCTATATCGAGTGGGACTCGGACGCCGACCTCGACCTCTACGTCTGGGAGCCCCAGGAACTGTACGCGCCGTGGATGGGCCAGACCACCCCCAACGGCTTCTTCTCGGGCGATTCGGCCAACACCGGGCTTTCCGAGGAGTACTATTCCGCCAACGACTACGTGCAGCCCGGCGATTACGATGTTATCATCAACTACCATCAGGACGGGCTCTTCTCGAACTCCGCCAACGTCACCTTCTGGTACTACGAGCCCCAGAGCAGTTCCGACTGGCAGTCGGCCGGGCCCTTTCAGCTCGATCTGAATCAGGAACTGGGGAATTTCGACAATATCACCGACCTCGAGCAGCTCAACGACTACAGCGACTGGTGGTATCCCGGCAACCTGAGCCGGGCCGCCGCCGTTGCCCGGCCGGTGCGGATCAACGCCGGCGACCGCGCGATTACCCTGCGCTTCCAGCAGAAAAAGTCCGCGCCGAGCCTGGACCATATCAGGAGGTAGCCCATGCGAAACTGGAGAAAAAAGGCGATTCTGCTCGCGGCCCTGCTGTTGCTTCTTCCCCTCTGGGCCTGCGTGCAGTCCCAGGGGATGGGCGTCTCGAGCCAGGCCGGGCCGAGCGTCGCGGAGCTGCGCGGCGCCCCGGCTTCCTATGTCGGCCAGACGGTGCTCGTCAGCGGCCTGTTCAAGGGGTGGAAGGGGGCCTGCCTGTCGACGCCGCCCGTCTCCCGCAGCGACTGGATGCTCGAGGATGGCACCGGCTGCATTTATGTGCACGCGCCGCTTCCGGCGGGCTCCGACCCCCTGAAGCCGCAGGGCGAGGCGGTGAGTTTGAGGGCGGTGGTCCGGCAGGACCGCAGGGGCGCCCCCTACCTCGAAGGGGTTGAGCCCTAGGCGGCACGGGTGACGGGCATGAGGCGGGTATTTTTTGTTGTCTTTCTCCTGGCGATGCTGCTGGCGGCCGGCTGCGCCGAGCCGCAGCTGCGTACCATGGAGGTGACGGGGTACTGCAACTGCGGAGACTGCTGCGGCTGGGAGCGGGGGAGCTGGAAGTACCTCAAACTCGATTTCTGGAACCGCTACGTCCTGACCGGCAGGAACGCGGGAAAGGCCTACTCGGGCCTGACCGCCATGGGGACCAGGCCCCGCGAGCCGGTCCCCGGTCTTTTCTCCGGCGACAGCCTGCGCCGGCCCTGGATGGTCCCCTTTCGTCTTGTCCTGCCCTGGCTGTGGCTGTCCCGGGACGGCACCATCGCCGCCGACACCAAGTTCCTGCCTTTCGGGACCCGCCTCTACATACCGGGCTACGGCTACGGCATGGTGGAAGACCGCGGCTCGGCCATCAAGGGACCCGTGCGCCTGGACGCCTACTTCGACTCCCACGGCGAGGCCCTCGAATGGGGCCGGCAAAAGGTCGAGGTGCAGGTGCTGAACTGAAACACCGACCGGCTCCCGACCGCCGGGAGCGGGTCTTCCGGATGACCTTCCGCGCGGGGCGGCGGCGAGTCGCCCCCAATCAAAAACCAGAACCTTCGGATAGGACAGATCATGGACGAGGACGACAAGGACGTCACCGAGAGCGCCGGCGAGGAGAGCTTCGCCGAACTGCTGGAAGGGGAGATGGCCGGGGCGGTGAACCTGGAGCCGGGGCAGAAGGTGGACGCCGCGGTGGTCAAGATAACCGCCGACTGGGTCTTCCTCGACATCGGCCAGAAGGCCGAGGGGGTCCTGGACCGCAAGGAACTCCTTGACGACGAGGGCAACCTGACGGTGGAGGAGGGGCAAACCCTCTCCGCCTACTTCCTGTCCCGGTCCGGGGGCGAGCTGCGCTTCACAACCCGGATCGGTTCGGGCAAGGCCGGAAAGGCGCAGATGGAGGAGGCCTGGCGCAGCGGCATTCCCGTGGAGGGCTTCGTGGAGAAGGAGATCAAGGGGGGCTACGAGGTCCGCCTGGCCGGCAGCCTGCGCGCCTTCTGCCCTTATTCCCAGATGGCCCTGCGCGGCGGCGCCCCGGAGCAGTTCCTCGAGAAAAACCTCCCCTTCCGCGTTGCCCAGTTCAGTGAGGGGGGGCGCAACATCGTCCTTTCCCACCGGGCCCTGCTCGAGGAGGAGAGGCGCAAGCAGAGGGAGGAGTTGCAGAAAAGTCTGCGCGAGGGGATGACGGTCCGCGGGACGATCACCTCGCTTCGCGATTTCGGCGCCTTTGTCGACATCGGCGGGGTCGAGGGCCTGCTCCCGATTTCGGAGGTGGCCTGGGGGCGGGTGGAGGATATCGCCGAGGTGCTCTCCGTGGGGCAGGAACTGGAGGTGGTGGTCAAGCAGGTCGACTGGGAGAGCAACCGCTTCGGTTTCAGCCTGCGGGAGGCACAGGCCGACCCCTGGCAGCGGGTCCCTGACAGGTACCCGGAGGGCTCGCGCCATGCCGGCAAGGTGGCGCGGCTGACCACCTTCGGCGCCTTCGTCACCCTGGAGCCCGGGGTCGACGGCCTGGTCCATATTTCCAAGCTCGGCGGCGGCAAGCGCATCTCCCACCCCCGGGAGGTCCTCTCGGAGGGGCAGTCCCTGGAGGTGAGGGTCGAGTCGGTCGACACCGAGCAGCGTCGCCTTTCCCTGGCTCCCGCCGGGGAGGAGGCCGGCCGGGAAGCCGCGGAGTTGCCCGCTTCCCTGCAGGAGGCCCCCTCCCTTGGCACCTTCGGGGACCTGCTCAAGGCAAAGTTCGGCGGCAAGGGAGCCCGGAAAAAATAGCTGAAGGCCGCGCCCCTCTTCTCTGCCAGGAGACGGATGCGATGATTTTCAATATATGCTAAAATTGCGGAGCATGTTCCGGCTTTCCCCTCCCCGGACTCACAGCTCCAGGTAAAAGGGATTCTGTTCGATGGCATCATCACAACATGATGAAAAGAAACAGGGCGAGCTTGGCGACGCCGAGGACGAGCGCCTGAGGGGCGTCGCGTGCCTGTTCAGCCGGGAGGAACTGAAAAACTTCTTCTCCAGCTACCTCATTCTGATCGGGGTGGTGGAGGGGTTCATCTTTTTCTTCAGCTGGCT is a genomic window of Desulfuromonas sp. containing:
- a CDS encoding ATP-binding protein is translated as MNLDADLIEQLRRVLASVEQILPRPVPKIDWAGCYAANWRRLSLAGYLEPAPALDPIRLDDLLGIDEQKRIVEENTLQFLRGFPANNTLLWGSRGTGKSSLIRALLNTYAPQGLRVIQLDKDDLPSLPDIFSHIAGEPFRFVVFCDDLSFEPGERSYKVLKSALDGSVYSAPENVLIYVTSNRRHLLPEYPTDNLGAKLVNNEVHHGEGVEEKISLSDRFGLWVPFHVFSQEQYLCVVRRCIENLARKNNAVLEWTRETEQAAIAWSHRKSKRCGRTAFQFAKRWVGRNLLRVAPGA
- a CDS encoding mechanosensitive ion channel domain-containing protein, translating into MDFSAIIPKLQEWAAFYGLKIVAALAIFIIGRLVAKALRGTVKRMMTRSKVDETLISFVASLTYAALITIVVIAALNQLGIQTTSFIAIIGAAGLAVGLALQGSLANFAAGVLMIIFRPFKAGDYIEGGGVAGVVEEIQIFTSQLKTPDNKLIIVPNAKMMGDNIVNYSAKETRRVDMVFGVGYGDDLDKARLVLLEVVAQDERVLKDPAPQVAVSELADSSVNFVVRPWAKTADYWGVYFDLTEAVKKRFDAEGISIPFPQRDVHLHQSQG
- a CDS encoding DUF4382 domain-containing protein, with protein sequence MKNRVFKSLAWSLLLLGALIFAACGGGTSSGDAHSSGSSVGTLQLALTDAVDPSYQELVISIQEVRGAAEGSEELPLAELPLIATFDPPRAINVLDLAFQQELLGEADIPAGTYTQVVMVLAQNGDPAAPANYLVMRDNPDEEIPLELAAGEEPVLHVPAGFIIAPGQTSTIVLDFDPARAIVFDEITGQGIFNPTGIRVVEVAEMLPLYGGISGRVVYSQTDPVSGAPLEAIVEDAIITVVPGSGENRVAATGVNPDDGTFRVFLPGGYYEVRIEAEGFEPFDSAPQVFLVEEGAETSMVTVELNPVAPPADDPADDPADDPADDPADDPADDPADDPADDPADDPADDPADDPADDPADDPADDPADDPADDPADDPADDPADDPADDPADDPADDPADDPADDPALVQLLFTDTPNLAIEAGTLSVGQVAMHRTGGPWVNFLDERMELDLLEMEEEPALFGEFHVQPGKYTQIRLQSIDAEVTVNGVTYDVEVPSGEFKVNCNFRIDSGGLWELVVNLGAQNSLRYNKGKDLYKMKPVLELESATDVEEDPAQ
- a CDS encoding tetratricopeptide repeat protein → MHRGFRLSRFPTSPCAHGLLIVLCAILAYSNTFEVPFVFDDNASIVDNTVIRDLKRFLLEGEGYRFNPRRFVTYLTLSLNYHLGGLNVVGYHVFNLAGHLGNALLVYIFCRLLLRTFSEAPGGASFGAVSAVPLVAGLMFALHPVQTQAVTYVIQRAASLATLFYLGSAVLYLKARLCQEAERSAAAVLFFFSAFAAACLAMHTKEIAFTLPLSVVLIEVAFFRPSPRRRLFWIVPLLCTLVILPLGLAGADKPLGDLLSDVSDMARETEVISRWEYLLTQFTVVARYLRLMLLPWGQNFDYDWPVYRSAGEFPVVLAGLLLAAVLILALGCLRLSRRGGRGGEEAALCRLAGFGLLWFFLALSVESSLIPISDVIFEHRLYLPFVGGVITLSAAGTALARRLPGPARSVLLLVLVLAMAGATWSRNRVWESPVSLWSDVVLKSPGKSRAHGNLGIAFYEAGQTGAAMEQYRHALALNPADHRTRNNLANAYEQRGEADKAVDLYREALRLDPDNAEILGNLGTLYEKMGQVDAAVKALEASVQIKPDSDRARYNLARAYGRKGWVEKAAAEYRTALRLNPMDADSCTNLGVIHAGKGEIDRAIKLFRRALETAPGNVDIHFNLGMAYEKKGRKNRAIQAFEGALAADPGKSEARFRLARLCLATGDAEKAAAHFKSLLQGHPASALAHAGLGAAVLQKGHTAEAIEYLQRALELNPESAFARKTLTRARRLLAFGP
- a CDS encoding AI-2E family transporter — encoded protein: MIDDFRQMRGVRFLVAAAAFVVVVAGMRAAESLLIPFLLAIFLAVIGAPPVFWLQRKGCPKGLAVLLVVFALLGLELGMAALVGTSLNSFSQSLPFYQERLQEEAAAVLGLLDRFGLPMPDRSLVQYIDPGAAMRLVTRILSGLGGVLTNTFLIILTVVFILLEASSFPGKLRAAFSDVEETFGFFDKFVTGLNRYTVIKTLVSLATGAVVAAWLAVLGVDFPLLWGMFAFLFNYVPNIGSIISAVPPVLLAFIQFGPGRALLVAAGFVAVNMVFGNLVEPRYMGRRLGLSTLVVFISLVFWGWVLGPVGMLLSVPLTMTLKIALESSDEMRWLAVLLGPESAGENTAESRTA
- a CDS encoding clostripain-related cysteine peptidase; this encodes MKRLVLLVGLVLVMALAGCGGGGGDGGLFDDDGLFDGNDGGGGDDGGTAQPLKEWTYMVYMGADNNLSTAGLIDLNEMETVGSDDKVNIVLQAEFSTKFTPFDDFGLSYGGKTLRFLVKNDNDPNNIDLAAGTSIGNVNMGSPDTLRDFIQWAAETYPAKRYALAIWDHGAGWKVSPLTKGAVEDETNGGWMTLPDLAKGVADSGVDLDLINFDACLMGMYEVAYEFRGLTDYLVFSEETEPGDGDPYDTILAALRNKPAMGAEELAGTIVDKYFTYY
- a CDS encoding 3D domain-containing protein, translating into MRRVFFVVFLLAMLLAAGCAEPQLRTMEVTGYCNCGDCCGWERGSWKYLKLDFWNRYVLTGRNAGKAYSGLTAMGTRPREPVPGLFSGDSLRRPWMVPFRLVLPWLWLSRDGTIAADTKFLPFGTRLYIPGYGYGMVEDRGSAIKGPVRLDAYFDSHGEALEWGRQKVEVQVLN